In Maridesulfovibrio sp., a single genomic region encodes these proteins:
- a CDS encoding alpha/beta hydrolase yields MTVLSSSELAEILDQKLRVTPEDLSSCLAEPPVTAETAIGSVEYSERGEGPVVLVSHGGPGGYDQGLVIGELFRKSGFRVIAPSRPGYLGSSVELGRTAEEQGDFMYALLEALNIEDVISVGVSGGGPAASQLAIRHPDRVRGLLSIDAISMHYTKVAEISHLEEWVYLSSPGQWLMGFFFKHFPAQVIKEFLQTESTLDGHAIGLRVKEIMGDENKFAFVSAMMETMCSRFGERKVGAKNDITMGAAIERLPLSSVQCPFLIVHGRQDNDVPPRDAEYAHKEVPGSQLLWIEEASHIGFWTSADALAAQRFVLDWAKHI; encoded by the coding sequence ATGACGGTGTTGTCTTCAAGTGAACTAGCCGAAATCCTTGACCAGAAATTGCGGGTAACCCCTGAAGATTTGAGTTCATGCCTTGCGGAGCCTCCTGTTACAGCGGAGACTGCAATCGGCTCGGTAGAATATTCCGAAAGAGGAGAGGGGCCGGTGGTTCTGGTTTCTCACGGCGGACCGGGCGGATATGATCAGGGTCTTGTTATCGGGGAACTTTTTCGTAAAAGCGGTTTCAGGGTCATAGCCCCTTCAAGACCCGGATATCTTGGCTCTTCAGTTGAACTGGGCCGGACAGCCGAAGAACAGGGTGATTTCATGTATGCCTTGCTTGAGGCTCTGAACATCGAGGATGTAATTTCGGTCGGAGTTTCCGGTGGTGGTCCGGCGGCAAGTCAATTGGCAATCAGGCATCCTGACCGGGTCAGGGGATTGTTATCCATTGATGCCATCTCTATGCACTACACAAAGGTTGCCGAAATAAGCCATCTGGAGGAGTGGGTATACCTGAGCAGTCCGGGACAATGGCTCATGGGCTTTTTTTTCAAGCATTTTCCGGCTCAGGTAATAAAGGAGTTTCTGCAGACTGAAAGCACGCTGGACGGTCATGCCATAGGATTGCGGGTCAAGGAGATAATGGGCGATGAAAATAAATTCGCTTTTGTGAGTGCTATGATGGAAACCATGTGCAGTCGGTTCGGAGAACGCAAGGTCGGTGCGAAAAACGATATAACCATGGGAGCGGCGATTGAAAGACTTCCCCTGTCTTCCGTGCAATGCCCGTTTCTCATCGTGCATGGTCGGCAGGATAACGATGTTCCTCCACGCGATGCAGAATATGCGCACAAAGAGGTTCCGGGATCGCAACTTCTGTGGATAGAGGAGGCGTCCCATATAGGTTTCTGGACCTCCGCGGATGCCTTGGCGGCGCAAAGGTTCGTGCTGGACTGGGCCAAACATATCTGA
- a CDS encoding bifunctional riboflavin kinase/FAD synthetase, with translation MIISRKIEEIPRPENGTCVTIGNFDGVHKGHQKLICSTCQKAKANGLQSVVVTFDPHPLRVLVNSKTPPFITLTSQKLELIAQHGPDIILALNFTREIAALSPDEFIKRFLIDPLNMKEMVVGYDYAMGKGRSGNYAVLAELGKKYGYGVERLDPVIIEDAVVSSSRIRDLVQEGNVWDVRPLLGRFYQVRGEVVHGMNRGGRLLGFPTANIKLEDELFPQKGVYAIRVEVDGKVLPGVANIGKNPTFGNEALSVEAHILDFSHDIYGKQIRVHFIQRIRAERKFSGLDELKERIKIDIQLARSILSYPESQVRPGLHLSESGTGACQ, from the coding sequence ATGATCATCTCAAGAAAAATAGAAGAAATACCCCGGCCTGAGAACGGCACATGCGTCACCATAGGAAATTTCGACGGCGTCCACAAAGGACACCAAAAGCTGATCTGCAGCACCTGCCAGAAAGCCAAGGCCAACGGGCTGCAAAGTGTTGTAGTAACTTTTGACCCGCACCCTCTGCGGGTTCTGGTCAACAGCAAAACCCCTCCGTTCATAACCCTTACTTCCCAGAAACTGGAGCTTATCGCCCAGCATGGCCCGGATATTATTCTGGCCCTGAACTTCACCAGGGAAATTGCGGCACTCTCCCCCGATGAATTCATAAAACGGTTTCTTATCGATCCGCTGAATATGAAGGAAATGGTGGTGGGTTACGATTACGCCATGGGAAAAGGACGCAGCGGAAACTACGCGGTTCTGGCTGAACTCGGGAAGAAATACGGATACGGCGTGGAGCGCCTTGATCCGGTCATCATCGAGGACGCAGTAGTAAGCTCATCCAGAATCAGGGATCTGGTGCAGGAAGGCAATGTCTGGGATGTCCGCCCCCTGCTGGGCAGATTCTACCAGGTACGCGGAGAGGTTGTGCACGGCATGAACCGGGGCGGGCGTCTGCTCGGATTCCCGACCGCAAATATCAAGCTTGAAGACGAACTTTTCCCCCAGAAGGGAGTCTACGCCATACGGGTCGAAGTGGACGGCAAGGTCCTGCCCGGCGTGGCCAATATCGGCAAGAACCCCACTTTCGGAAACGAAGCCCTTTCAGTAGAAGCCCATATTCTGGACTTTTCCCACGATATATACGGCAAGCAGATCAGGGTTCACTTCATCCAGCGCATCCGCGCGGAACGCAAGTTCAGCGGGCTGGACGAACTAAAAGAACGCATAAAAATTGATATTCAGCTTGCCAGGTCAATACTGTCCTATCCTGAGTCACAAGTGCGCCCAGGTCTGCACCTGTCGGAATCAGGAACCGGAGCCTGTCAATGA
- a CDS encoding M48 family metalloprotease, with translation MLFRNKINTQAVAGLIIFFVMLCLTPQAMASSIFGDFTVRDEIELGKEFDKMVHQRMPLVLDPQITDYVKKLVARVAHQMPPQPFPITAAVIQNNSMNAFAVPGGYIYIYTGLILNLKHESELAAVIGHELAHVSLRHVARRMEQMKLINIASALGTLAGMLIGMSGGENAGNLGTALAVGSMGGAQSAYLSYTQANEREADHLGMNYLIAAGFNPEGMVDSFKIMKQRQWYVSNNNIPTYLSTHPGLDTRIDYLKERFQRMPPEYFKRRDDDAQFLKTQTLIRARMTDAEVALAYYKNIPAEKRTCLDNLGMGIVLSRMKKNQDAAKYFEKAHNQCPGDTLILREEGRFYFTIGNMDKASPLLREAYLRDPRDAMTLFFLARIEGVRKNYKQAILTMRKVAEMVPHDQEIHYHLGRMLGESGNYFEAHVQLAYADLYGNNPKQAKFHLQKAEGLARTAEQKEILVKLQKAVNPDQDKGPGNAPG, from the coding sequence ATGCTTTTCAGAAACAAAATTAATACACAGGCCGTTGCAGGCCTCATTATCTTCTTCGTAATGCTCTGCCTTACCCCGCAAGCCATGGCGTCCTCCATCTTCGGTGATTTCACGGTGCGGGATGAAATTGAACTGGGTAAGGAATTCGATAAGATGGTTCACCAGCGGATGCCTCTGGTTCTTGATCCGCAGATAACCGACTACGTCAAGAAACTGGTCGCAAGGGTTGCCCACCAGATGCCTCCGCAGCCTTTTCCCATAACCGCGGCAGTCATCCAAAACAATTCCATGAACGCCTTCGCCGTTCCCGGTGGATACATTTACATCTACACCGGGCTCATCCTGAATCTGAAACACGAATCGGAACTGGCCGCTGTTATCGGCCACGAACTTGCCCACGTATCGCTGCGCCACGTTGCCCGGCGCATGGAGCAGATGAAACTGATCAATATCGCCAGTGCTCTGGGAACCCTGGCAGGCATGCTCATCGGCATGTCCGGGGGAGAGAATGCAGGCAATCTGGGAACCGCACTGGCTGTCGGTTCCATGGGCGGAGCCCAGAGTGCGTATCTGTCCTACACTCAGGCAAACGAACGCGAGGCCGACCATCTCGGCATGAACTACCTCATCGCGGCAGGCTTCAACCCCGAAGGTATGGTGGACAGCTTCAAGATTATGAAACAAAGGCAGTGGTACGTCAGCAACAACAACATACCCACCTATCTTTCCACTCACCCCGGACTTGATACCCGTATAGACTATCTGAAAGAACGATTTCAGCGCATGCCGCCGGAGTATTTCAAACGCCGCGATGATGATGCACAATTTCTCAAGACCCAGACCCTTATCAGGGCACGTATGACAGATGCTGAAGTCGCGCTGGCATACTACAAAAACATACCTGCAGAAAAACGTACCTGTCTGGACAATCTCGGTATGGGAATTGTCCTGTCGCGCATGAAGAAAAATCAGGACGCTGCAAAATACTTTGAAAAAGCTCACAACCAATGTCCCGGTGATACTCTGATCCTGAGGGAAGAAGGAAGATTCTACTTCACCATAGGCAATATGGACAAAGCTTCCCCGCTGCTGCGTGAAGCCTATCTGCGCGATCCGCGGGACGCCATGACCCTGTTTTTTCTGGCCAGAATCGAAGGAGTGCGCAAAAACTACAAGCAGGCCATACTGACCATGCGTAAGGTGGCCGAGATGGTCCCCCACGATCAGGAAATACACTACCACCTCGGGCGCATGCTAGGAGAATCCGGAAACTATTTCGAAGCACACGTGCAGCTGGCCTATGCGGACCTGTACGGGAACAATCCCAAACAGGCAAAATTTCACCTTCAAAAGGCCGAAGGACTGGCCCGCACAGCAGAGCAGAAAGAAATTCTGGTCAAACTGCAAAAGGCCGTAAATCCGGACCAGGACAAGGGTCCCGGCAACGCTCCGGGGTAA
- a CDS encoding ribose-phosphate pyrophosphokinase — MNGELKIISGSSNPALSEAICDHLGSKLTPCLREKFSDGEIRIEIQDNVRGCDVFVVQSTCDPVNFHFMELCLMLDALKRASARRVTAVVPYYGYARQDRKVSPRAPISAKLCADCLTVAGMQRLVTIDLHAGQIQGFFNLPVDNIYAAPVLLEELRTRDEEMVMVSPDAGGTERARAYAKHLNAGLAIVDKRRDAPNQARAMHVIGEVKNKTCVVMDDMIDTAGTICQAAKVLMEHGAKDVIACATHPVLSGPAMDRLAAAPFSEVIVTNTLPVPEAKFAKCDKIKVKSVAGILAKCIHNVHTESSVSVLFV; from the coding sequence ATGAACGGTGAACTCAAGATTATCAGCGGCTCGTCAAATCCGGCACTTTCGGAAGCAATCTGTGACCATCTCGGCAGCAAACTTACGCCCTGCCTGCGCGAGAAATTCAGTGATGGCGAAATCCGCATTGAAATTCAGGACAACGTCCGCGGCTGTGACGTCTTTGTAGTCCAGTCGACCTGCGATCCTGTCAACTTTCATTTCATGGAACTCTGTCTCATGCTCGACGCGCTCAAGAGAGCCAGCGCCAGACGCGTAACCGCAGTTGTTCCCTACTACGGGTACGCAAGGCAGGACCGCAAGGTTTCCCCGCGCGCACCCATCAGCGCCAAGCTCTGTGCCGACTGCCTTACCGTAGCCGGAATGCAGCGTCTGGTAACCATCGACCTGCACGCAGGCCAGATCCAGGGATTCTTCAACCTTCCCGTGGACAACATCTACGCCGCGCCTGTTCTGCTTGAAGAACTGCGTACCCGCGACGAAGAAATGGTAATGGTTTCCCCTGATGCAGGCGGAACCGAACGCGCCAGAGCCTATGCCAAGCATCTCAATGCAGGGCTGGCCATCGTGGACAAACGCCGCGATGCCCCGAACCAGGCAAGAGCCATGCACGTCATCGGCGAAGTCAAGAACAAGACCTGCGTGGTCATGGATGACATGATCGACACCGCAGGCACCATTTGCCAGGCAGCCAAGGTTCTCATGGAACACGGCGCAAAAGACGTAATCGCCTGCGCAACTCATCCGGTACTTTCCGGACCGGCCATGGACAGACTGGCTGCGGCTCCCTTCTCCGAAGTGATCGTGACCAACACCCTGCCCGTACCCGAAGCGAAATTCGCAAAATGCGACAAGATCAAAGTAAAATCCGTCGCCGGGATTCTGGCAAAATGCATTCATAATGTGCATACCGAATCTTCCGTAAGCGTACTTTTCGTTTAA
- a CDS encoding chloride channel protein yields the protein MSPLLKLKMWTELVRSYRNISAFRWLLLGVLVGALSGIIAVAFFAAVEFGKYIFLNQLAGLSLPAPEGEELFHGVPGPLREWTIPICTTAVGLITGWLVNRYIPETVSGGTDGTDSTIKCFHQGGGLMRPLIPIIKGITSVFTIATGGSAGREGPITQMGAGIGSWMAQKLKLSTKERRIMLLAGAAGGLGAIFRAPLGGALTAIEVIYREDFESEAILPSVISSVVSYSLFTLFYGSEPIFGIPRFVFHDPRELIFYIVLALVCTLSGWLYIRTFRFIKYSVFFTIKDKLGLMWATGIGGMVMGVMGMFFPQLLTGGYGWLEMAIMGQLPLMMMVAIVIGKTIATSTTIGSGMSGGMFAPALFVGGMSGGIVGQLAGQYYPDIVTQPGGYVLVGMAAFFAGVAKAPIGPLIMVCELTQGYGLLAPLMLASALCIVLGRSFSLYEHQVESKFESPAHIEDKTINILEGLQVETHYKPGRVTTLEEGTTLKALTDIIANTNELYFPVKNYEGVITGILTIQNVRNHLFNPDLFDLILTKDLATKPATLRRDDDLYTALLKFVDTDYGQIPVVSDDDPNRIIGILNRENVFRAYAKSIKELRETAA from the coding sequence ATGAGTCCTTTGTTAAAGCTTAAAATGTGGACCGAACTGGTCCGCTCATACCGTAACATCAGTGCCTTCAGATGGCTCCTCCTGGGAGTTCTGGTCGGTGCTCTTTCCGGTATCATCGCAGTGGCCTTCTTCGCTGCTGTGGAATTCGGCAAATATATTTTTCTCAACCAGCTTGCGGGACTTTCCCTGCCCGCCCCGGAAGGGGAGGAGCTTTTTCACGGAGTTCCCGGACCGCTGCGCGAATGGACCATCCCCATCTGCACCACCGCCGTCGGCCTGATAACCGGCTGGCTGGTCAACCGCTATATTCCAGAAACCGTTTCCGGCGGAACAGACGGAACCGACTCCACCATAAAATGCTTTCATCAGGGCGGCGGACTTATGCGCCCGCTCATCCCCATAATCAAGGGGATCACCTCCGTGTTCACCATCGCCACAGGCGGCAGCGCAGGGCGCGAAGGCCCTATCACCCAGATGGGTGCTGGAATCGGTTCATGGATGGCCCAGAAGCTCAAGCTTTCCACCAAGGAACGGCGCATAATGCTTCTGGCCGGAGCAGCGGGCGGACTCGGAGCCATTTTCAGAGCCCCACTCGGCGGAGCACTGACCGCCATTGAAGTTATTTACCGCGAAGACTTTGAATCCGAAGCGATTCTGCCCTCGGTCATCTCTTCCGTTGTATCATACTCGCTGTTCACTCTCTTTTACGGTTCCGAACCTATTTTCGGTATTCCGCGCTTCGTGTTTCACGATCCCAGAGAACTGATCTTCTACATCGTGCTTGCACTGGTCTGCACTTTGTCCGGCTGGCTGTACATCCGCACGTTCAGATTCATCAAATATTCGGTTTTCTTCACGATCAAGGACAAACTCGGCCTCATGTGGGCAACAGGAATCGGCGGTATGGTCATGGGAGTGATGGGAATGTTCTTCCCCCAACTCCTTACCGGAGGATACGGATGGCTTGAAATGGCCATCATGGGCCAGCTGCCGCTGATGATGATGGTTGCCATCGTAATCGGCAAGACCATTGCCACCTCCACCACCATCGGCTCCGGAATGTCGGGTGGTATGTTCGCCCCGGCTCTTTTTGTAGGCGGAATGAGCGGAGGCATAGTCGGACAGCTCGCAGGACAGTACTACCCGGACATTGTCACCCAGCCCGGCGGATACGTACTGGTAGGCATGGCCGCATTTTTCGCAGGAGTTGCCAAGGCCCCGATCGGACCGCTCATCATGGTCTGCGAACTCACTCAGGGTTACGGCCTGCTGGCGCCGCTGATGCTGGCCTCGGCACTCTGCATTGTGCTTGGCAGAAGTTTCTCTCTTTACGAGCATCAGGTTGAAAGCAAGTTCGAATCACCTGCTCACATCGAGGACAAGACAATCAACATCCTCGAAGGCCTGCAGGTTGAAACCCACTACAAGCCCGGCCGCGTAACCACCCTCGAAGAAGGGACAACCCTCAAGGCTCTGACCGACATCATTGCCAATACCAATGAGTTATACTTTCCGGTCAAAAACTATGAGGGCGTAATCACCGGCATATTGACCATTCAGAACGTCAGGAACCACCTTTTCAACCCGGATCTGTTCGACCTGATCCTCACCAAGGATCTGGCCACCAAACCGGCCACCCTGCGCCGTGACGATGACCTTTACACCGCCCTGCTCAAATTCGTAGATACAGACTACGGGCAGATACCTGTTGTCAGCGATGACGACCCGAACAGAATAATCGGAATCCTGAACAGGGAAAACGTTTTCCGGGCCTACGCAAAGTCCATCAAGGAACTCCGGGAGACTGCCGCGTAA
- the pth gene encoding aminoacyl-tRNA hydrolase: protein MDYKALIVGLGNPGPEYALTRHNIGFIAVDALEETASSRKSMRHKKLELSGDYELFSAAIAGSNVLIAKPLTYMNLSGKAVAAICGKFSIPVGSVIVIHDELDLPAGKMKFKKGGGNNGHRGLESIQQSMGSPDFFRVRIGIGRPEFSSQVKDYVLEEFSPGELNIAKQMAAAVTKGLDLYFRRGQGTATQFMHTFAPETNEKQP, encoded by the coding sequence ATGGATTATAAGGCACTCATAGTCGGACTTGGCAATCCCGGCCCCGAATATGCATTGACCAGACACAACATCGGCTTCATCGCCGTGGACGCTCTGGAGGAAACTGCTTCTTCCCGCAAAAGCATGCGCCACAAAAAGCTGGAGCTATCCGGCGATTATGAACTTTTCTCCGCAGCCATAGCCGGCAGCAACGTGCTGATTGCAAAACCGCTGACATACATGAATCTCAGCGGCAAGGCGGTTGCGGCCATCTGCGGTAAATTTTCCATTCCCGTAGGAAGTGTAATCGTCATCCACGACGAACTGGACCTCCCTGCGGGAAAAATGAAATTCAAGAAAGGCGGAGGCAACAACGGACACAGAGGGCTGGAATCCATCCAGCAGTCCATGGGGTCTCCTGATTTCTTCAGGGTGCGGATAGGAATAGGCAGGCCGGAATTTTCATCGCAGGTCAAAGATTATGTTCTGGAAGAGTTTTCACCCGGTGAACTGAATATAGCAAAACAGATGGCTGCCGCCGTCACAAAGGGTCTCGACCTTTATTTCAGACGCGGACAGGGTACAGCGACGCAATTCATGCACACGTTTGCGCCGGAAACAAATGAAAAGCAGCCATAG
- a CDS encoding CarD family transcriptional regulator — MFELDQLVVYPSQGVGKVERIESQEIGGATAEFYIVRILSNNVTLMVPVMNAKNVGLRAVCDKDAGLKIFECLKDRSDFTGYTGQNWNRRYREYSEKLKSGDLQDVAYVLKELFLIGRDKELSFGERRLLEQAMGLVSMELSFALDLDQEEIKDEINELFSDVLEKQETES; from the coding sequence GTGTTTGAGTTAGACCAACTGGTTGTCTACCCTTCACAGGGAGTAGGCAAAGTAGAACGTATTGAAAGTCAGGAAATAGGCGGAGCAACTGCCGAATTTTATATTGTCCGCATTTTGAGCAATAATGTAACGCTCATGGTCCCGGTCATGAACGCCAAAAACGTCGGACTCAGGGCGGTCTGCGACAAGGATGCGGGACTGAAAATTTTTGAATGCCTCAAAGACAGATCTGACTTCACCGGATACACTGGCCAGAACTGGAACAGACGCTACCGCGAATACTCCGAAAAACTGAAAAGCGGCGACCTGCAGGACGTAGCTTATGTTCTCAAGGAACTCTTCCTCATAGGTCGGGACAAGGAACTCTCCTTTGGGGAAAGAAGACTTTTGGAACAGGCTATGGGACTGGTTTCCATGGAACTTTCATTTGCACTCGACCTTGATCAGGAAGAAATAAAGGACGAGATCAACGAACTTTTCAGTGATGTGCTTGAAAAACAGGAAACTGAATCCTGA
- the rho gene encoding transcription termination factor Rho — translation MGQDKKTNNLNLTELKLKNMSDLMDLAAKFKVENPSGMRKQELIFALLQGCASQNGQIYGEGVLEVLPDGFGFLRSPTYSYMPGPDDIYVSPSQIRRFGLRKGDIISGQIRPPKEGERYFALLRVNEIGLEPPEHSRNLVLFDNLTPIYPDSRFRMENGPTNFSSRVIDILSPIGRGQRALLVAPPRTGKTMMLQNIANSINANHPDVDLIVLLIDERPEEVTDMARTVKAEVVSSTFDEPPQRHVQVTEMVLEKAKRLVERKRDVVILLDSITRLGRAYNAVTPSSGRVLSGGLDANAMQRPKRFFGAARNIEEGGSLTIIATALIDTGSRMDEVIFEEFKGTGNMDLYLDRKLAEKRVFPAIDINRSGTRKEEMLLDQDVLNKVWILRKLLAPMNTIDSMEFLLDKMKGTKNNDEFFDMMGK, via the coding sequence ATGGGCCAAGACAAAAAGACAAACAACCTGAACCTGACTGAACTGAAACTGAAGAACATGTCAGATCTCATGGATCTGGCTGCAAAGTTTAAAGTTGAAAACCCCAGCGGAATGCGCAAGCAGGAATTGATCTTCGCCCTGCTTCAGGGCTGCGCTTCGCAAAACGGCCAGATATACGGCGAAGGGGTTCTGGAAGTTCTCCCCGACGGTTTCGGCTTTCTGCGTTCACCAACCTACAGCTACATGCCCGGACCGGATGACATCTACGTATCTCCGTCCCAGATACGAAGATTCGGTCTCAGAAAGGGCGACATCATTTCCGGACAGATTCGCCCCCCCAAAGAAGGCGAACGTTATTTCGCCCTGCTCAGGGTAAATGAAATCGGGCTTGAGCCTCCCGAGCATTCGCGTAATCTGGTCCTTTTCGACAACCTCACTCCCATCTACCCGGACAGCCGTTTCAGAATGGAAAACGGCCCGACAAATTTCAGTTCAAGAGTAATAGATATTCTCTCCCCCATCGGACGGGGACAGCGTGCTCTGCTCGTGGCCCCTCCCCGCACCGGGAAAACCATGATGCTCCAGAACATAGCCAACTCCATCAACGCCAATCATCCTGATGTAGACCTCATCGTACTCCTGATTGACGAACGTCCGGAAGAAGTCACCGACATGGCCCGTACAGTCAAGGCCGAAGTCGTCAGCTCCACTTTCGATGAACCTCCGCAGCGCCATGTGCAGGTTACCGAAATGGTCCTCGAAAAGGCAAAACGCCTTGTTGAACGCAAACGTGACGTGGTTATCCTGCTTGACTCCATCACCAGACTCGGCAGAGCGTACAACGCCGTCACCCCTTCATCAGGACGCGTGCTTTCCGGCGGTCTGGACGCCAACGCCATGCAGCGTCCGAAACGCTTTTTCGGTGCGGCCCGCAACATAGAAGAAGGCGGAAGCCTGACCATAATTGCAACCGCCCTCATTGATACCGGCTCCCGCATGGACGAAGTCATCTTCGAAGAATTCAAGGGAACCGGCAACATGGACCTCTACCTTGACCGCAAGCTTGCCGAAAAAAGAGTTTTCCCGGCCATCGACATCAACCGCTCCGGAACACGCAAAGAAGAAATGCTGCTGGATCAGGACGTGCTCAACAAGGTCTGGATACTGCGCAAGCTCCTTGCCCCCATGAACACAATCGATTCCATGGAATTCCTGCTCGACAAGATGAAAGGAACCAAGAACAACGACGAATTCTTCGACATGATGGGCAAATAA
- a CDS encoding 50S ribosomal protein L25 → MSEKATIKAELRTETGKSANRKLRSKGLVPAVFYTQKGENMILTVNENEFAKMFRQTGTTRVFSLEVDGKAYDTLAWKVQKDPVRPRVNHIDFLGVTPGSAIKLDVPVVTTGRAPGVKLGGRIAVYRSKLTVACTAETLPASISVDVSSLNVGDTVFVNEIDLGEGASVVFDNNFALVRCAAGRGAAKDEEEDKE, encoded by the coding sequence ATGTCTGAGAAAGCTACCATCAAAGCGGAACTTCGTACCGAAACCGGTAAGTCCGCCAACCGCAAGCTTCGCAGCAAGGGTCTGGTTCCCGCCGTTTTCTACACCCAGAAAGGCGAAAACATGATCCTGACCGTCAATGAAAACGAATTCGCGAAAATGTTCCGTCAGACCGGAACCACCCGCGTATTCAGCCTGGAAGTCGACGGCAAAGCCTATGACACCCTGGCCTGGAAAGTTCAGAAGGACCCTGTTCGCCCCCGTGTGAACCACATCGACTTTCTCGGTGTAACCCCCGGCAGTGCCATCAAGCTCGATGTTCCTGTCGTAACCACAGGTAGAGCCCCCGGTGTAAAACTGGGTGGTCGTATCGCCGTTTACCGCAGCAAACTCACCGTTGCCTGCACCGCGGAAACCCTTCCCGCATCCATCTCCGTTGATGTCAGCAGCCTCAATGTAGGCGACACTGTTTTCGTCAATGAAATTGATCTCGGCGAAGGTGCATCCGTTGTTTTCGATAACAACTTCGCTCTCGTTCGCTGTGCCGCCGGTCGCGGTGCCGCAAAAGATGAGGAAGAAGACAAAGAATAG
- the ispE gene encoding 4-(cytidine 5'-diphospho)-2-C-methyl-D-erythritol kinase: MDNKTITLTAPAKVNLYLKIVRRREDGYHELDTLFLPFPALFDTLEITETGKSCTINCAGFDLPAEENLIYKAWDRYASATGFRPGLHVELIKRTPTGAGLGGGSSDAATMLKFLNTHPESPGMDAEKLNALAAGLGADVPFFLLDGPAWAKGIGEILTPCEVDLSGLTALLACPDVHVNTAWAYKAWSSRDKKVWEQKMESFLLTTSVSSNNKTASKTRVTLLNDFEKVVLPEFPVIRKTKEYLLKNGACGAVMSGSGASVISFFKNGNDAEKAAAGLKAAGTVSVLHTFS, from the coding sequence ATGGACAACAAAACTATAACACTGACAGCCCCGGCAAAGGTTAATCTCTACCTGAAAATAGTGCGCAGACGGGAAGACGGATATCACGAACTGGATACCCTGTTCCTGCCTTTTCCGGCACTGTTCGATACTCTTGAAATAACGGAGACCGGAAAAAGCTGCACCATTAACTGTGCAGGATTCGACCTTCCGGCGGAAGAGAACCTTATCTACAAGGCCTGGGACAGATATGCATCGGCAACCGGGTTCCGTCCCGGACTCCACGTGGAGCTGATTAAAAGGACCCCCACCGGCGCGGGACTGGGAGGCGGAAGTTCCGATGCCGCCACCATGTTGAAATTTCTGAACACTCACCCGGAAAGCCCAGGTATGGATGCCGAAAAACTCAATGCCCTTGCCGCCGGACTTGGAGCGGACGTTCCGTTTTTTCTGCTGGACGGCCCGGCCTGGGCAAAAGGAATAGGAGAAATTCTGACTCCGTGCGAGGTTGATCTTTCCGGACTCACCGCTCTGCTGGCCTGCCCTGATGTCCACGTCAACACGGCGTGGGCCTACAAGGCATGGAGCAGCAGGGACAAAAAAGTCTGGGAACAAAAAATGGAATCCTTCCTCTTGACAACTTCCGTAAGCAGTAATAATAAAACGGCCTCCAAAACGAGGGTGACTTTATTAAATGACTTTGAGAAAGTTGTCCTTCCCGAGTTTCCCGTGATACGGAAAACAAAGGAATACTTGCTGAAAAACGGAGCCTGCGGGGCTGTGATGAGCGGAAGCGGAGCAAGTGTTATTTCCTTTTTCAAAAACGGAAACGACGCCGAAAAAGCCGCTGCCGGATTAAAAGCTGCCGGAACAGTCTCAGTTCTTCACACATTTTCATAA